From the Ruania alkalisoli genome, one window contains:
- a CDS encoding DUF899 domain-containing protein, whose amino-acid sequence MTTHTRPPIASSDEWRAALADLRAREKAATRELDAIAAQRRRLPMVKLPEYTLDSADGPVRLADIFDGKSQLITYHHMWNPGAEWQCPGCTGFTSQFTRLEFLESYDARFVIVTQGPIGEALTYAEKVGNRMTWYSTAQSDFGADMDAPSGGGFAVNVFLRDGEDVYRTWHTNGRGTEQLTHTFPLIDLLPYGRQEEWQDSPAGWPQRPTYSGWPGSKEIAAAYGLQG is encoded by the coding sequence ATGACCACGCACACCCGCCCGCCGATAGCGTCCTCGGACGAATGGCGCGCAGCACTCGCTGATCTGCGTGCGCGAGAGAAGGCGGCCACCCGCGAGCTCGATGCGATCGCGGCGCAGCGGAGGCGACTGCCGATGGTGAAGTTGCCCGAGTACACGCTGGACAGCGCCGACGGACCAGTCCGACTCGCTGACATCTTCGATGGAAAGTCCCAGCTGATCACCTATCACCACATGTGGAACCCGGGTGCCGAGTGGCAGTGCCCCGGCTGCACGGGGTTCACCTCACAATTCACCCGCCTGGAGTTCCTGGAGAGCTACGACGCGCGGTTCGTCATCGTCACCCAGGGCCCGATCGGGGAGGCGCTCACCTACGCCGAGAAGGTCGGCAACCGGATGACCTGGTATTCCACCGCCCAGAGCGACTTCGGCGCGGACATGGACGCTCCCTCCGGTGGCGGTTTCGCCGTCAACGTCTTCCTGCGCGACGGCGAGGACGTCTATCGCACCTGGCACACCAACGGGCGCGGCACTGAGCAGCTCACGCACACCTTCCCGCTCATCGATCTACTCCCCTACGGACGGCAGGAGGAGTGGCAGGACTCCCCTGCCGGCTGGCCCCAGCGCCCCACCTACTCCGGCTGGCCCGGGTCGAAGGAGATCGCCGCAGCGTACGGGCTCCAGGGCTGA
- a CDS encoding Gfo/Idh/MocA family protein — MTGEVRIGIIGYGAQGSVYARMLAAGEITGASLGAVADHDAGRRAAAEEAHTGVALFEDYPSVLSSGAVDAVITTIPHYLHPEVAIAALDAGLHVLVEKPAGVYTAQVRELNEFAATKPEQTFAIMFNQRTNPLYRRIKEIVDAGEIGKIRRSNWIITTWWRPQGYYDQSAWRATWGGEGGGVLVNQAPHQLDLWQWICGVPQSVFAKAAFGFRRDIAVEDEVTAVVDYGDGATGVFITATHDLIGTDRFEILGDKGKIVVDGSATATVTRLSEDERAISESVSGDNVRKMFKGQLRLDEKQQTETITFDSAWGSQHAEVIRNFAAHILDGEPLLAPGSDGMNGVRLANAIHLSAWLGREVPLDFDESEYLAELNARIRDEGKFPERS, encoded by the coding sequence GTGACGGGCGAAGTCCGGATCGGAATCATCGGATACGGCGCACAGGGGTCGGTGTACGCCCGGATGCTGGCGGCGGGGGAGATCACGGGAGCATCGCTCGGTGCCGTCGCCGACCATGACGCCGGCAGGCGCGCGGCTGCCGAGGAGGCGCACACGGGGGTCGCGCTCTTCGAGGACTACCCGAGCGTGCTGAGCAGCGGCGCGGTCGATGCCGTCATCACGACCATCCCGCACTACCTGCACCCCGAGGTCGCGATCGCGGCGCTGGATGCGGGCCTGCACGTGCTGGTGGAGAAGCCGGCCGGGGTCTACACGGCCCAGGTACGTGAGCTGAACGAGTTCGCCGCCACCAAGCCGGAGCAGACCTTCGCGATCATGTTCAACCAGCGCACCAACCCGCTGTACCGGCGCATCAAGGAGATCGTCGATGCCGGCGAGATCGGCAAGATCCGCCGGTCGAACTGGATCATCACCACCTGGTGGCGACCCCAGGGCTATTACGACCAGAGTGCATGGCGGGCCACCTGGGGTGGCGAGGGTGGTGGGGTGCTGGTGAACCAGGCCCCGCACCAACTCGACCTGTGGCAGTGGATCTGCGGAGTGCCGCAGTCGGTGTTCGCGAAGGCGGCCTTCGGGTTCCGCCGGGACATCGCCGTCGAGGATGAGGTGACAGCTGTCGTCGACTATGGCGACGGCGCTACCGGGGTGTTCATCACCGCCACCCACGACCTCATCGGCACCGACCGGTTCGAGATCCTCGGCGACAAGGGCAAGATCGTCGTCGACGGTTCGGCCACCGCCACGGTCACCCGGCTGAGCGAGGACGAGCGTGCCATCAGCGAGAGCGTGAGCGGCGACAACGTGCGCAAGATGTTCAAGGGACAGTTGCGCCTGGACGAGAAGCAGCAGACCGAGACGATCACCTTCGACTCGGCCTGGGGATCGCAGCACGCTGAAGTGATCCGCAACTTCGCCGCGCACATTCTCGACGGCGAACCTCTCCTCGCGCCAGGTTCGGACGGCATGAATGGAGTCCGGCTGGCCAACGCGATCCACCTCTCGGCGTGGTTAGGTCGTGAGGTGCCGCTGGACTTCGACGAGTCGGAGTACCTGGCCGAGCTGAACGCCCGGATCCGGGACGAGGGCAAGTTCCCCGAGCGTAGCTGA
- a CDS encoding PadR family transcriptional regulator, producing the protein MSVKQGLLALLSVEPMGVAQLRKEFEGRTGGTWPLNIGQVYTTLQRLERDGLVERTDDADGDGAIERFVLSAAGRDAAEGWWLTPVRRGTPERDELVIKVALAVTTPGVRVRDVVQRQRTETMRSLRDLTRLKADATTDGRVDELAWSLVLDNHIFAAEAELRWLDHIEARAERASAFQTSVSPTAGTAGTAGSAGSMSGRGSARSAASPSPTLGERSTR; encoded by the coding sequence ATGTCCGTCAAGCAAGGGTTGCTCGCGCTCCTGAGCGTGGAGCCGATGGGCGTGGCGCAACTGCGCAAGGAGTTCGAAGGCCGCACCGGCGGCACGTGGCCGCTGAACATCGGGCAGGTGTACACCACGCTGCAGCGGCTCGAACGGGACGGGTTGGTCGAGCGGACCGACGATGCCGATGGGGACGGGGCCATCGAACGGTTCGTACTCTCCGCGGCGGGCCGGGATGCGGCCGAGGGATGGTGGCTCACCCCGGTTCGCCGCGGAACACCCGAGCGGGACGAGTTGGTGATCAAGGTCGCGCTCGCGGTCACCACGCCGGGAGTGCGCGTGCGGGACGTCGTGCAGCGCCAACGCACCGAGACGATGCGATCACTGCGCGACCTCACCCGGCTCAAGGCGGACGCCACCACCGACGGCAGGGTTGACGAACTCGCCTGGTCGCTCGTGCTCGACAACCACATCTTCGCCGCCGAGGCCGAACTGCGGTGGCTGGACCACATCGAGGCCAGGGCCGAGCGTGCCTCCGCGTTCCAGACCAGCGTGAGCCCGACGGCGGGCACTGCGGGCACTGCCGGCTCTGCCGGGTCTATGAGCGGGCGGGGGAGTGCCAGGAGCGCCGCGAGTCCCAGCCCCACGCTTGGCGAACGGAGCACGCGATGA
- a CDS encoding ABC transporter ATP-binding protein, whose amino-acid sequence MSAGPVVLQLDAVTRIHGEGAQEVRALDGVDLTVRMGELVAVMGPSGSGKSTLLHLAGGLDTPTTGTVRLAGDVISELDAKGRASLRRRRIGYVFQDFNLIPALTAAENVSLPRELDGVRARKARREALAALDQVDLRPLANRFPDEMSGGQQQRVAIARALVGPRRLVLADEPTGALDSTTGEAVMTVLRARVDAGAAGLLVTHEPRFAAWADRTVFLRDGVIVDATEPDEPEQLLAESGRHRGA is encoded by the coding sequence ATGAGCGCCGGGCCGGTCGTGCTCCAGCTCGACGCCGTCACCCGCATCCATGGCGAAGGTGCTCAAGAGGTGCGGGCCCTCGACGGGGTGGACCTGACCGTGCGGATGGGCGAACTCGTCGCCGTCATGGGGCCCTCCGGATCCGGGAAGTCCACGCTGCTCCATCTGGCCGGCGGACTTGACACCCCGACCACTGGGACGGTGCGCCTGGCGGGGGATGTGATCTCGGAACTGGACGCCAAAGGCAGGGCGAGCCTGCGCCGTCGGCGGATTGGGTACGTGTTCCAGGACTTCAACCTCATCCCCGCCCTCACCGCGGCCGAAAACGTCTCCCTCCCGCGTGAGCTCGACGGCGTCCGGGCCCGTAAGGCACGACGCGAGGCGCTCGCAGCGCTTGACCAGGTGGACCTGCGCCCGCTCGCCAACCGCTTCCCGGACGAGATGTCCGGCGGGCAGCAGCAGCGGGTGGCGATCGCCCGCGCGCTCGTGGGTCCACGGAGGCTCGTGCTGGCCGACGAACCGACCGGAGCGCTGGACTCGACCACGGGTGAGGCGGTGATGACGGTGCTGCGCGCGCGTGTGGACGCCGGCGCCGCGGGGCTGCTGGTCACGCACGAGCCGCGGTTCGCCGCCTGGGCGGATCGCACCGTGTTCCTGCGCGATGGTGTGATCGTCGACGCCACCGAACCGGACGAACCCGAGCAGTTGCTCGCCGAGTCCGGCCGCCACCGGGGCGCCTGA
- a CDS encoding ubiquinol-cytochrome c reductase iron-sulfur subunit, which yields MSCCVNRRQVLMATGSGVAALTLGACSQPAPDPGEVGAGTMLISLTEVAVGEAKAVTTADGAEIMVVRSAEDQVHAFSAICTHQGCSVRPEDGELYCPCHGSRFDQSTGEATDGPAEDPLLEVAVTIENGNVVTA from the coding sequence ATGAGCTGCTGCGTGAACCGCCGTCAGGTCCTCATGGCTACCGGATCCGGGGTCGCTGCGCTGACGTTGGGGGCCTGCTCCCAGCCGGCACCGGATCCCGGAGAGGTGGGCGCCGGAACGATGTTGATATCGCTTACCGAGGTCGCCGTGGGGGAGGCGAAAGCGGTCACGACGGCGGATGGCGCGGAGATCATGGTCGTACGCTCCGCGGAGGATCAGGTGCACGCGTTCTCCGCGATCTGCACCCATCAAGGCTGTTCGGTGCGTCCCGAGGACGGTGAGCTTTACTGCCCGTGCCACGGTTCGCGCTTCGACCAGAGCACAGGTGAGGCGACCGATGGGCCCGCCGAGGACCCGCTGCTCGAGGTTGCCGTCACGATCGAGAACGGCAACGTCGTCACCGCCTGA
- a CDS encoding helix-turn-helix domain-containing protein — MLGKRIRHARTSAGLTLAELAERSGSTPSQLSHIENGRREPRLTLLTAIATVLDVPTSDLLDPGPPPDRRAELEIALEHAQAGSLFARLGLPHVRASKSLSLPVLEQLVGLHQEIARREAQAIATPEEARRAHTELREWMRGRDNYLPEIEEIGEQTVRAAGYTVGALTHSTVAQMARTLGFEIVHTPDLPHSTRTVTDLENGRIYLPPASIPGGHGLRSLALQAIAHRVLGHTQPVSYADFLRQRLEITYFAATCLIPRSAALEHLEPRKRGKDIAIEDFRDAFGVTHEAAAMRFTNLGTSHLQIPVHFLRVGEDGTLVKGYENDGVGLPADVTGAIEGQYVCRHWAARAAFERRIRTTEFHQYTDTPNGTFWCSTQTGSTESGEFSITVGVPFAEAKWFRGRETRRRAASTCPDEACCRRPDAALTDRWKEASWPSAVAHSQVFAPLPAGRFPGVDDAEVYAFLEANAP; from the coding sequence ATGCTCGGCAAACGCATCCGCCATGCCCGCACCAGCGCCGGGCTCACCCTGGCTGAGCTCGCAGAGCGCTCCGGGTCAACCCCGAGCCAGCTCTCCCACATCGAGAACGGGCGCCGGGAGCCACGGCTGACGTTGCTCACCGCGATCGCGACGGTGCTTGACGTGCCCACCTCCGATCTCCTCGATCCCGGTCCGCCGCCGGACCGCCGCGCCGAGCTGGAGATCGCTCTCGAGCATGCCCAGGCGGGATCCCTCTTCGCGCGTCTGGGGCTGCCGCACGTGCGAGCAAGCAAGTCGTTGTCACTGCCGGTGCTCGAACAGCTCGTGGGCCTGCACCAGGAGATCGCGCGCCGGGAGGCCCAGGCGATCGCCACCCCAGAAGAGGCCCGCAGAGCCCACACCGAGTTGCGTGAGTGGATGCGCGGGCGCGACAACTACCTGCCCGAGATCGAGGAGATCGGCGAGCAGACGGTGCGGGCGGCTGGGTACACGGTGGGTGCCCTGACGCACTCGACGGTGGCCCAGATGGCGCGCACCCTCGGCTTCGAGATCGTGCACACGCCCGACCTGCCGCACTCCACGCGGACGGTCACCGACCTCGAGAACGGTCGGATCTATCTACCGCCGGCGTCGATCCCGGGCGGTCACGGGCTCCGGTCACTCGCGCTGCAGGCAATCGCGCACCGGGTCCTTGGGCACACCCAGCCGGTGAGCTACGCAGACTTCCTGCGGCAGCGCCTGGAGATCACCTACTTCGCCGCGACCTGCCTGATTCCGCGTTCGGCGGCGCTGGAGCATCTGGAGCCGCGCAAACGCGGCAAGGACATCGCGATCGAGGACTTCCGGGATGCGTTCGGGGTCACGCACGAGGCGGCGGCCATGCGATTCACGAACCTGGGCACCTCGCATCTGCAGATCCCGGTGCACTTTCTCCGGGTCGGCGAGGACGGCACCCTCGTGAAGGGGTACGAGAACGACGGCGTGGGACTTCCCGCGGATGTGACGGGTGCCATCGAGGGACAGTATGTGTGCCGGCACTGGGCGGCGCGCGCGGCCTTCGAACGGCGCATCCGGACCACCGAGTTCCACCAGTACACCGACACCCCGAACGGGACCTTCTGGTGCTCAACCCAGACCGGGAGCACCGAGTCCGGGGAGTTCTCCATCACCGTCGGCGTGCCGTTCGCTGAGGCCAAGTGGTTCCGGGGGCGCGAGACCCGCCGTCGGGCCGCCTCGACCTGCCCGGACGAGGCCTGTTGCCGGCGCCCGGACGCCGCGCTCACCGATCGCTGGAAGGAGGCCTCCTGGCCGAGCGCGGTCGCTCACTCCCAGGTATTCGCTCCGCTACCGGCTGGCCGGTTCCCCGGCGTGGATGACGCCGAGGTCTACGCGTTTCTGGAGGCCAACGCCCCCTAG
- a CDS encoding FtsX-like permease family protein: MGAWVARWRAALRIARRDAWRNKGRTVLVVLLMMLPVAAGTFAIGALKSSRPTAETQITAAMGTQAQAQLEVACRGARAPTEQQINGGGVCFPDGPDLGELTEAELVAALPDGDGVVVGFLAATGLRTDEVLVDSVGTVEVDAAQVPGLVGDVDGDAMPGRAEILLGPGVAERLSASLGDAIELVTYEGSVVDVEVVGIGDRGPRVVVGPGTLPDGYGSRTWFVTGDAPVTWADVVALNEIGVTAISRAVLTDPPPPEDVYGGQFQPPADNAMRVGGAVLAVVALGLLEVVLLVGPAFAVGAKRSARTLALIAASGGQPRDLRRIVLAGGVVAGVLAAVVGVAVGTGCALAAYEILERSGEPVPNVVVPVLEPMVIGVIAVLLGLAAAWLPARAASRADVVTVLAGRRAFPPTRRRRGWIWLGLAAAGMGAAVIGAITSWTILLVVGVVTFEIGLIVASGTLVGVGARIAPRFGIAGRFALRDAHRNRSRTAPAVAAVLVAVAAASAGLVWTASSAEAERQMWRPVAADGTGVLGLHGDTTGGDRAEQFDQATGAVTELLPDAAVTPVRKLRRDVTQETSVRLMAIENPDVACPGGQEVWPGADDDRCRSDPSMYTGISLPDGVLVDDGSLVSLMGLEGADAAAAALAAGEVLVSSPDDIWADGQARLQLMDQAADTFGAEVAVPAHVVNWGKAEFALVIPPDVADQFVEIAVEAPGPDGEAEGPSVSVEVVGALVTGAEISQGDIDRLNRQLSEMGEGVTFAVEGNQSGPDVSSTLLLLVAAAVVVAIAATALSVGLALADSRPDLATLAAVGASPRVRRRMTAAQAGVIAGIGTVVGVVSGVALGFVFTTWQQGDVYTGTYWETVVPWEYLVLLLVALPALAIIGGWLFTRSRLPAIRRAAS, encoded by the coding sequence ATGGGGGCGTGGGTCGCGCGGTGGCGGGCCGCGCTGCGTATCGCGCGTCGGGATGCCTGGCGGAACAAGGGGCGCACGGTGCTCGTGGTGTTGCTGATGATGCTGCCCGTAGCGGCGGGGACGTTCGCGATCGGTGCACTCAAGTCCAGCCGGCCGACGGCCGAGACGCAGATCACGGCGGCCATGGGGACACAGGCCCAGGCGCAGTTGGAGGTGGCCTGTCGCGGAGCTCGCGCACCGACCGAGCAGCAAATCAACGGCGGCGGCGTGTGCTTCCCCGACGGCCCTGATCTCGGTGAGCTCACGGAAGCAGAGCTGGTCGCTGCCCTCCCCGACGGCGACGGCGTCGTGGTCGGCTTCCTGGCGGCCACCGGCCTCCGCACGGACGAGGTATTGGTCGACAGCGTCGGAACTGTCGAGGTGGACGCTGCTCAAGTGCCGGGGCTAGTTGGAGACGTGGACGGGGATGCCATGCCCGGTCGGGCTGAGATTCTGCTCGGTCCCGGTGTGGCTGAGCGGCTGTCGGCTTCGCTCGGTGATGCGATTGAATTGGTGACCTACGAAGGGTCCGTGGTCGACGTTGAGGTGGTGGGCATCGGAGACCGCGGCCCTCGGGTTGTGGTCGGACCGGGGACCTTGCCGGACGGATACGGGTCGCGAACCTGGTTCGTCACCGGCGACGCACCCGTGACCTGGGCTGATGTCGTGGCTCTGAACGAGATCGGAGTGACGGCGATCAGCCGCGCAGTCCTCACCGACCCACCGCCGCCGGAGGACGTCTACGGTGGGCAATTCCAGCCTCCCGCGGACAACGCGATGCGGGTGGGAGGCGCAGTGCTGGCGGTCGTCGCACTCGGTCTGCTGGAAGTCGTCCTGCTGGTGGGACCAGCGTTCGCCGTCGGTGCCAAGCGCAGCGCTCGGACGCTCGCTCTGATTGCAGCGTCCGGTGGCCAGCCGCGTGATCTGCGCCGGATCGTGCTCGCCGGCGGCGTCGTGGCGGGCGTGCTCGCCGCGGTGGTCGGTGTGGCGGTCGGCACAGGCTGCGCACTCGCGGCGTACGAGATCCTGGAGCGCTCGGGCGAGCCGGTTCCCAACGTGGTGGTTCCGGTCCTGGAGCCGATGGTGATCGGCGTGATCGCGGTGCTTCTCGGACTTGCGGCGGCGTGGCTCCCGGCGCGTGCCGCGTCCCGGGCCGATGTGGTGACCGTGCTGGCGGGCCGTCGCGCGTTTCCGCCGACTCGTCGGAGGAGAGGGTGGATCTGGCTCGGGCTGGCAGCAGCCGGGATGGGGGCGGCGGTCATCGGTGCCATCACGTCCTGGACGATCCTGCTTGTGGTGGGAGTGGTGACGTTCGAGATCGGGCTGATCGTCGCCTCCGGAACACTCGTGGGGGTGGGGGCGAGGATCGCACCGCGGTTCGGCATCGCAGGCAGGTTCGCCCTGCGGGATGCCCACCGCAACCGCAGTCGCACCGCGCCGGCCGTGGCCGCGGTCCTCGTTGCCGTGGCTGCGGCCAGCGCCGGGCTGGTGTGGACGGCCAGCAGTGCCGAGGCAGAGAGGCAAATGTGGCGACCGGTGGCTGCAGACGGTACCGGGGTGCTCGGTCTGCACGGTGACACCACCGGGGGCGACCGTGCCGAGCAGTTCGACCAGGCAACTGGTGCCGTGACGGAATTGCTGCCGGACGCCGCCGTCACCCCGGTTCGGAAGTTGCGCCGCGACGTCACCCAGGAGACATCTGTCCGGCTCATGGCGATCGAGAATCCTGACGTCGCGTGTCCCGGCGGGCAGGAGGTCTGGCCAGGCGCCGACGACGATCGGTGTCGTTCGGACCCCAGCATGTACACCGGCATCAGCTTGCCCGACGGGGTCCTGGTCGATGACGGCAGCCTCGTATCGCTGATGGGCCTCGAAGGTGCCGACGCCGCAGCAGCGGCGCTGGCGGCGGGCGAAGTCCTGGTCAGCAGCCCGGACGACATCTGGGCGGACGGCCAGGCTCGTCTTCAGCTCATGGACCAGGCCGCCGATACGTTCGGTGCTGAGGTCGCGGTACCGGCGCACGTGGTCAACTGGGGAAAGGCGGAGTTCGCCCTGGTGATCCCACCCGACGTGGCTGATCAGTTCGTGGAGATCGCCGTCGAAGCGCCTGGTCCCGACGGTGAGGCGGAGGGCCCCTCGGTCTCCGTGGAGGTCGTGGGCGCGCTCGTCACAGGGGCCGAGATCAGCCAAGGAGACATCGATCGGCTGAACCGTCAGCTCAGCGAGATGGGTGAGGGGGTCACCTTTGCTGTGGAAGGGAACCAGTCCGGACCAGATGTGAGTTCCACGCTCCTGCTGCTCGTGGCAGCCGCGGTGGTGGTAGCGATCGCGGCCACTGCACTGAGCGTGGGACTGGCACTGGCGGACTCGCGGCCCGATCTGGCAACCCTCGCGGCGGTGGGTGCCAGTCCGCGGGTGCGTCGCCGGATGACAGCCGCACAGGCGGGCGTGATCGCGGGGATCGGCACAGTCGTCGGCGTGGTCTCGGGCGTTGCGCTCGGGTTCGTCTTCACCACGTGGCAGCAAGGAGACGTCTACACAGGCACCTATTGGGAGACGGTCGTCCCGTGGGAGTACCTCGTGTTGCTCCTCGTTGCGCTGCCCGCCCTCGCGATCATCGGCGGCTGGCTGTTCACCCGATCCCGGCTGCCGGCCATCCGCCGCGCGGCCTCCTGA
- a CDS encoding TetR/AcrR family transcriptional regulator, with the protein MAADVATYHHGNLRAELLEAGLTLVRTGGPEALSLREATRAVGVTPSAAYRHFGSRNALLAAVSSAVHDRMAEAILRQWPEQEGRAWDRLYAVGMGYIEFALAEPGWFAAFFTEPGDGDRSPSRVPPPFALLTEALDGMVEARLLTPQTRLGAEWPCWAAVHGFAQLAIAGPLRGRSDLELRDLADQTVRAAIEGVSARS; encoded by the coding sequence ATGGCGGCGGACGTGGCGACGTATCACCACGGCAACCTCCGCGCCGAGCTGCTGGAGGCCGGACTCACCCTGGTCCGCACCGGAGGGCCGGAGGCTCTCTCGCTGCGGGAAGCGACACGCGCGGTCGGCGTGACGCCGAGTGCCGCCTACCGGCACTTCGGTAGCCGGAACGCTCTGCTCGCAGCGGTCTCGTCCGCCGTGCACGACCGCATGGCTGAGGCGATCCTGCGGCAATGGCCTGAGCAGGAGGGGCGCGCCTGGGACCGGCTCTACGCGGTCGGGATGGGCTACATCGAGTTCGCGCTTGCCGAACCGGGCTGGTTCGCCGCGTTCTTCACCGAACCTGGCGACGGCGACCGGTCGCCTTCCCGGGTGCCACCCCCGTTCGCTCTGCTCACCGAGGCGCTCGACGGGATGGTCGAGGCCCGGCTCCTCACCCCGCAGACGCGCCTCGGGGCCGAATGGCCCTGCTGGGCGGCCGTGCACGGGTTCGCCCAACTCGCCATTGCGGGACCGTTGCGTGGTCGCTCGGACCTCGAGTTGCGCGACCTGGCAGATCAGACGGTACGGGCCGCGATCGAGGGAGTCAGCGCCCGCAGCTGA
- a CDS encoding YbjQ family protein: MIVVTTNEIPGYRIDAVMGEVMGLTVRAANIGQNFVASFRSIGGGEVTEYTQLVYESRQEVMNRMVSEAQRRGANAVIGMRFDTGDIAQSFSEVCAYGTAVYALPIGEDEEGHTKQSAQIAARGGVESAPTGQGPSVSTPPPAAGYGAQAPVAPAPTYGQQPPGQQSPPAYGQQPPPPPSPYGQNPYQ, from the coding sequence ATGATCGTTGTGACCACGAACGAGATCCCCGGGTACCGGATCGACGCTGTCATGGGCGAGGTGATGGGGCTGACCGTGCGGGCAGCCAACATCGGGCAGAACTTCGTCGCCAGCTTCCGCTCCATCGGCGGTGGAGAGGTGACCGAGTACACCCAGCTCGTCTACGAGTCGCGCCAGGAGGTGATGAACCGGATGGTCTCCGAGGCACAGCGGCGCGGTGCGAACGCCGTGATCGGGATGCGTTTCGACACCGGCGATATCGCGCAGTCGTTCTCGGAGGTGTGCGCCTACGGCACGGCCGTGTACGCCCTGCCGATCGGCGAGGACGAGGAGGGGCACACGAAGCAGTCGGCGCAGATCGCTGCCCGAGGCGGAGTCGAGTCAGCCCCCACGGGGCAGGGCCCTTCGGTTTCGACGCCGCCGCCGGCCGCCGGATACGGAGCGCAGGCGCCTGTCGCACCCGCACCCACCTACGGCCAGCAGCCGCCGGGCCAGCAGAGCCCACCCGCGTACGGCCAGCAGCCGCCGCCTCCGCCATCACCGTACGGACAGAACCCCTACCAGTAG
- a CDS encoding DUF559 domain-containing protein has protein sequence MDFDPRRAFPDTLGTFTPPMAAAAGVSRAVLRYKLATEEWVRLCGSSIVRCEDRDSVLHRAIGAVLTWPQAILCLRTAALLHGLPVTDDGVAHVLMPDTRKPRLNLRPSTYRHGRQAIRLHGVPTTDLHTTIVDCLARLPEDEAWSLLAWVRTRELIGPDDLSERILHRFGMTGVVRLRELAEGAATGALSVGEQRLHEVLHDAGITGWLADVPIRFEGRILARADVLFPDARLVVEFDGEQYHTSAGDEERDRLLRRAGYRVLHLTWEEVTVFPWKVVAEIRAALAERLAS, from the coding sequence GTGGACTTCGACCCCCGGCGCGCCTTCCCGGACACGCTCGGCACCTTCACGCCACCGATGGCGGCAGCGGCCGGAGTGAGTCGCGCGGTGCTTCGGTACAAACTCGCCACGGAGGAATGGGTTCGACTGTGCGGCAGTTCCATCGTTCGATGCGAGGATCGGGATTCAGTGCTGCACCGCGCGATCGGGGCCGTGCTCACCTGGCCACAGGCGATCCTCTGCCTGCGCACCGCGGCACTCCTGCACGGCCTACCCGTGACAGACGACGGCGTCGCCCATGTACTCATGCCGGACACACGCAAACCGCGACTCAACCTCAGACCAAGCACCTATCGTCACGGTCGCCAAGCGATCCGGCTGCATGGAGTACCCACCACCGACCTTCACACGACGATCGTCGACTGCCTGGCTCGCCTACCTGAGGACGAAGCATGGAGCCTGCTCGCCTGGGTCCGAACCCGCGAGCTGATCGGACCTGACGACCTCAGCGAACGGATCCTGCATCGATTCGGCATGACAGGGGTGGTCCGGCTGCGGGAATTGGCGGAAGGTGCGGCGACAGGAGCGCTGAGCGTGGGTGAGCAGCGGCTGCATGAGGTGCTCCACGATGCCGGGATCACCGGGTGGCTGGCCGATGTCCCGATCCGGTTCGAGGGACGGATCCTCGCACGCGCGGACGTTCTCTTTCCTGACGCGCGGCTGGTGGTGGAGTTCGACGGCGAGCAGTACCACACGTCCGCCGGAGATGAGGAGCGCGATCGCCTGCTCCGCCGGGCGGGGTACCGGGTGCTACACCTCACGTGGGAGGAGGTCACCGTCTTTCCCTGGAAGGTGGTTGCCGAGATCCGAGCTGCGCTGGCTGAGCGCCTGGCGTCCTGA